AGGTATGTTGTCATTAAAATCCTTGAACATCTCTTTATCTTCTAATATTTATCATGGAAAAGATTTCATTTTTAAGAATGGAACGACTGGAAATGTAACATTGTATCACAATTTAGGTTCCGGGAACTTTAGATTTAATATTCCAAATGGCCAAAACTTAATTTTAAAAGCAGAAGAGAGCGTTCATTTTGTAATGCGTGCAATTAATTCAACAGGGAATGGAGGTATTTTAGATTATGTAGGTATTACTCCAGTTGAAATTGATATTACAGGAAAAGAAGACACGGCCAATAAATCCAATTTTGTAACGGACGCAGATAGTTCAATAAAATTCCCAGTTTGGTCGTCGATCACACTTTGGATTAAAGAGAAATTGAATGCTGCATTAGCATCTAAAACGAACCCAGAGTCTACAGATGTTTTGATTATTGGCGATAATTCGGATAGTGGGAAGACTAAGAAAATTGCTTTTTCAAATTTTATATCGTGGATACAAAGCTTTTTTCAAGCTAAAGACAATCAGATTGAAGTGTCTGCAAGCAGTAACGTTTTAAATGCCTGGCACGGACAAACAGTATTGTTTACAGCTAATTGCACAATAACTGTTCCGTCAAGTTTGGTTAATGCGTTGGATTTTAGTTGGAGAACAATGGCAGGTGTAAGTGTAACGTGGGCAATTACTTCTCCTTTTGTTTGGGAATCTCCACCAAGCAACACACCTGAAAAAACAGTAGGGCATTTTATGCGCCGAGGATCAACGAACACGGTTATTTTAGATGTATAGTTATGGGGTTAAAGAAATATTATTTTGCTAAAAAAAAGCAGGTTAAAGTAAATGACTTGAATATTAGTTTAGTTGCTTACTATAAGTTAGATTCCGATGCGATTGATTTAGTTAACGGTGTAAATGGTACATCGACAAATGTGTCATACATAAATAGTGGCAAAATTGGAAATTCAGCAACTTTTAATGGTTCTAATAGTTTAATTATCATACCTAACAGTGATAATTTTAATTTCTCTAATTCTACAAATGATCTGCCTTTTTCGATTTCTTTTTGGATTTATAATATGGGTAATAATGCTTCTGCATTGATATATAGAAGAGGAGCAGGAGCTACGAACGAACAGTATGCAATACAAAAACTACCAAACGGGCAGCTCGTAATGAATTTGTTTACAAATACTTCGAATCTTATACAAGGTGCGACAAGTGGCATTGCAGACTTAAATACATGGGTTCATTACTTAGTTACTTATGATGGGACTGCTAATGTAAGCGGTATTAAGTGGTATAAAAATGGTGTTTTGGCATCCGCTGCTGGATCAATGACAGGAACTTATAC
This portion of the Flavobacterium panacagri genome encodes:
- a CDS encoding LamG domain-containing protein, which produces MGLKKYYFAKKKQVKVNDLNISLVAYYKLDSDAIDLVNGVNGTSTNVSYINSGKIGNSATFNGSNSLIIIPNSDNFNFSNSTNDLPFSISFWIYNMGNNASALIYRRGAGATNEQYAIQKLPNGQLVMNLFTNTSNLIQGATSGIADLNTWVHYLVTYDGTANVSGIKWYKNGVLASAAGSMTGTYTKMPIAVQNTVIGRISWTATGFLDARLDEFAIWKNRALTSSEALYLYNSGTGRTFPF